Below is a window of Ignavibacteriales bacterium DNA.
ATATCATTTTGTACGATACCGATTGTGGCTGCAAAGAATGCTGTTAACGCTCCTATGATCGCAACAACCATTAATATATCAGGCGCACTTGCAAATATGATTGAAGTTCTAGCAACCATATAAACTCCAGCCGTAACCATTGTAGCAGCATGGATAAGTGCTGAAACAGGAGTTGGGCCAGCCATCGCATCCGGCAACCAAACGAATAAAGGAATTTGTGCTGATTTTCCAGTTGCTCCGATAAATAAGAAAAGTGCTATAAATCCAAATGTAGCTTCTGAAACATTGAATGAAACTGCGCGTGAAAAAACTTCGTTAAAATTCAAGCTTCCAAAAGTCATATAGATTAAAAACATTCCAAGTAGAAATCCAAAATCACCTATTCTATTTACTATAAAAGCTTTTTTACCAGCATCGGAAGTTGTTGATTTTTCAAATTTTCTATCATACCAAAATCCAATTAACAAATAAGAACAAAGGCCAACGCCTTCCCATCCTAAAAATAAAAGAACAAAATTATCTGCAAGTATAAGATTCATCATTGCAAAGATGAAAAGATTTAGGTAGGTAAAAAATCTCCAAAAACTTTTATCACCATGCATATAACCGATTGAATAAACATGGATAATAAATCCCACTCCTGTTACAATTAAAGCCATTACAAGAGAAAGCTGATCAACTTGATAAGCAAAACTTACATTTAAATTTCCAACGTGTAACCAGCTAAATAAAGTTACAATTTTTTGCCGCTGATCAACAGGTAAACCAATTGTTTCAAAAAAAGCACCGAGAGCGATTAGAAATGATAATCCAATTACACCACTGCCGATAATTCCAATGACTTTTTCATTTTTAATTTTGCTGCCAAAAATTCCATTGATTAAAAATCCAACGAATGGAAGAATAACAGTTAAATAAATTAATTCTCTCATACTATTATAATTATGCTCAGATTTTTACCATTTAAGAATATTTATTTCATCGATATTAAGAGTAAGCTTGTTACGGAAGATTGCTAAAATAATTGCAAGCCCTACAGCAGCTTCTGCAGCCGCAACTGTCATTACAAAGAAAACAAATAGCTGTCCAATTGAATTACCGAGATAAGATGAAAATGTCACTAACGTTAGGTTTGCAGAGTTTAACATTAATTCGATACTCATAAAAACAATGATTGCATTTCTTCTTGTAAGCACGCCGGCAACCCCGACTATAAACATAAATGCACTTAGGATTAAATAATATTCAATTGTGATATTCATAATTTGATGACTTTTTTACTCAAACTTCTTTTTAGCTAAAACTAAAGCACCAATTGTTGCCGCTAATAATAAAAACCCTGCTGCTTCAAATGGAACTACATAATTCGTAAATAACTCTCTGCCAATAGCTTCAATTGTTCCGGCTTCTATACTTTTTGCTAAATTTTTTGAAATATATTGTGATGGACGAGCAAAGAAAATCATATAAGCAAGTTGCACAAATACAACACCCGCAATAAACATCGCAAAGATTTTAGTTTTTGAATTTGCTTGTAAAAACTTCTGTTCATTTTCAGGTCGTAACAACATCAAAACAAAAAGGAATAAAACCATTATTGCACCAGCGTATACGATAACTTGTGTTACAGCAATAAATTGAGCGTTTAATGTAAGATACAATCCTGCAAGAGATGCAAAGTTTAGCACAAGAAATAATGCCGCAATAACTGGATTACTTCTTGTTATCATTATCACAGCAGTAACTGCAGCAACGATACCAAAAACAAAAAATAAAATTATGTCTAAACTCATTTAAAAATTTTTCTGATTAATTGTACACTATAAAATAGTACATTATTAATTGCTATGGAGTATTACGATAAATCATTCTAGGAAAAGGAATTGCTTCACGCAAATGGTCTAATCCACAAATCCAGCTAACAGTTCTTTCTAATCCTAATCCAAAACCTGCATGTGGAACAGAACCATATCTTCTTAAATCCAAATACCATTCAAATGCACTTTGTGGAAGATTGTGTTCTTTTATTCTTTCTAAAAGAAAATCAAGATTATCTTCTCTC
It encodes the following:
- the nuoK gene encoding NADH-quinone oxidoreductase subunit NuoK, which codes for MNITIEYYLILSAFMFIVGVAGVLTRRNAIIVFMSIELMLNSANLTLVTFSSYLGNSIGQLFVFFVMTVAAAEAAVGLAIILAIFRNKLTLNIDEINILKW
- a CDS encoding NADH-quinone oxidoreductase subunit J, which translates into the protein MSLDIILFFVFGIVAAVTAVIMITRSNPVIAALFLVLNFASLAGLYLTLNAQFIAVTQVIVYAGAIMVLFLFVLMLLRPENEQKFLQANSKTKIFAMFIAGVVFVQLAYMIFFARPSQYISKNLAKSIEAGTIEAIGRELFTNYVVPFEAAGFLLLAATIGALVLAKKKFE